A genomic segment from Peromyscus maniculatus bairdii isolate BWxNUB_F1_BW_parent chromosome 11, HU_Pman_BW_mat_3.1, whole genome shotgun sequence encodes:
- the LOC143267892 gene encoding uncharacterized protein LOC143267892, with protein MHLHASEELKGASSHISNRLRRPSPPQPPVSASLPRSLSQVAAPLRSTTLAAYREAELQGAVQVREPGAAAPQACTAQTAVRDRLPARRQRRGKRGLAGHAGATRGLPGSSRPAAPTWAARGFRRSTAIAAPRRSNPREAQRCGLSSARPSHAPRPRRATLRPSPALRLPGTRSPPPIRAKCRRGSDQPANHILAANRPALI; from the coding sequence ATGCACCTCCATGCCTCTGAAGAGCTAAAAGGAGCAAGCTCCCACATCTCAAACAGGCTGCGCCGTCCCTCGCCCCCTcaaccacctgtctctgcttccctcccccGAAGCCTCTCCCAAGTCGCCGCACCCCTGCGTAGCACCACGCTCGCCGCCTACAGGGAAGCTGAGTTGCAGGGCGCAGTTCAGGTTCGTGAGCCCGGGGCTGCGGCCCCTCAGGCCTGCACCGCCCAGACCGCCGTCCGCGACCGCCTGCCTGCGAGGCGGCAACGGAGGGGTAAGCGCGGCCTGGCCGGGCACGCAGGGGCGACGCGCGGCCTGCCTGGCTCATCCCGCCCCGCAGCTCCTACCTGGGCGGCCCGCGGCTTCCGGCGCAGCACAGCAATCGCAGCCCCGCGGCGCAGCAACCCGCGGGAGGCGCAACGCTGCGGACTCAGCTCCGCCCGCCCTTCCCACGCTCCGCGCCCGCGCCGCGCCACCCTGCGGCCAAGTCCGGCGCTGCGCCTGCCGGGAACGCGGTCGCCTCCGCCCATCCGTGCGAAATGCCGCAGAGGATCTGACCAGCCAGCCAATCACATTCTCGCCGCCAATAGGCCCGCCCTAATCTGA